Below is a window of Micromonospora chersina DNA.
ACACCGACGGCACCAGCTGGCTGCTGAGCATGAGCGCCGACTGGCGGCCGGGCCGGGACCGCTTCGGCGGCATCGAGATCCAGCGCTACGACCGGGACCGGCGACGGCTCGTCGGCAAGGCCGAGATCATCTTCCACGGCACCTCGGCGGGCCTCACCGAGGGGCCGCACCTCTACCGCCGCGACGGCTGGTACTGGCTGGTCACGGCCGAGGGCGGCACCAGCTGGGAGCACCAGGTGACGGTCGCCCGCTCGCGCCACCTGCACGGTCCCTACCTGGCCGACCCGGCCGGGCCGATGCTGACCTCCGTCGGCCACCCGGACCTGCGGCTCCAGAAGGCCGGGCACGGCAGCCTGGTCGAGACCCAGCACGGTGACTGGTACCTCGCCCACCTCGTCGCCCGCCCGTACACGACCCGGGGCAACTGCGTGCTCGGCCGGGAGACCGCGATCCAGAAGGTCGACTGGCCCGCCGCCGGCTGGCCCCGGATCCCGGGCGGGGTGCCCGCCGAGGAGATCCCCGCACCCGGCCTGCCCGCGCACCCCTGGCCGGACGAGCCCGCCACCGACGACTTCGACGGCCCCGAGCTCGGCACCTGCTGGTCGACGCTGCGCCGCCCGGCCAGCGCGGACTGGCTGGACCTGCGCGCCCGCCCGTCGCACCTGCGGGTGTACGGCGGCCAGTCGCCGGTCGGCCGGCAGCGGCCCAGCCTGGTCGCCCGCCGGGTCGGCGCCGAGCGCTGCTCGCTGGAGACGGTCGTGGAGTTCGACCCCGTCGACCACCGGCACCTGGCCGGCGTCACCGCCTACTACAACACCCTCAACTGGCACTACCTCTACCTGACCCGGGACGACGACGGCCGGGTGGTGCTGGAGTTGCTCAGCTCCGACCAGGGCCGGCGGAAGACGTACCCGGAACTCACCGTCGACGTCGGCGGCGCGTCGCGGGTCGGCCTGCGGGCCGAGTTCGACGGGCCCGTGGTGCGCTTCGGCTACGACATCGGGGACGGGTGGCGCCAACTACCGGTCGGGCTCGACGCGACGATCCTGTCCGACGAGCACGCCGCGCTGATCATCGACGGCGAACCCGCGGCCTGGGGTTTCACCGGCGCGTTCCTCGGCCTGTGGGTGCAGGACCTCGGCAACGACGGGGTGTACGCCGACTTCGACCGGGCCACCTACCTCGAGCACTGACCGTCCGCGCGCCGTCCCGTGGCCGGCCGGCCTCCGGAAGTTCCGGAGGTTGACGGGGCC
It encodes the following:
- a CDS encoding glycoside hydrolase family 43 protein, which gives rise to MSTEIADVATAARSIRNPVLTGFHPDPSILRVGDDYYLATSTFEWYPGVRVHHSRDLVHWRALGGIITDRRLLDLHGCGDSNGVWAPDLSYHDGLFYLVYSDVASFASGYWDPQNYLTTAPDITGPWSDPVPLHAHGFDASLFHDTDGTSWLLSMSADWRPGRDRFGGIEIQRYDRDRRRLVGKAEIIFHGTSAGLTEGPHLYRRDGWYWLVTAEGGTSWEHQVTVARSRHLHGPYLADPAGPMLTSVGHPDLRLQKAGHGSLVETQHGDWYLAHLVARPYTTRGNCVLGRETAIQKVDWPAAGWPRIPGGVPAEEIPAPGLPAHPWPDEPATDDFDGPELGTCWSTLRRPASADWLDLRARPSHLRVYGGQSPVGRQRPSLVARRVGAERCSLETVVEFDPVDHRHLAGVTAYYNTLNWHYLYLTRDDDGRVVLELLSSDQGRRKTYPELTVDVGGASRVGLRAEFDGPVVRFGYDIGDGWRQLPVGLDATILSDEHAALIIDGEPAAWGFTGAFLGLWVQDLGNDGVYADFDRATYLEH